The following are encoded in a window of Flavobacterium psychrotrophum genomic DNA:
- a CDS encoding T9SS type B sorting domain-containing protein has translation MKKYYFLLLAILLSFTALAQNPGSSASNMVFVCGEQQQGYPTFPSTAGTVADPNSAQGYGCLGTQPNPLWTYIYINADGNMQLQVEQVDVNGNPIDVDFIAWGPFSTPQSGPAYLNPGTTVDCSYSPDPTEAIDLGTVHAGEYYVILITNFRNVPGVITFAQTTIGGDGATACPECVVNLGADQFPCPDTNVTLVAATTSNAANYLDASTTYAWTVNGTPTGTNSRTLTVTQSGAYAVTVSNAACPDGATDTVNVTFSDPYPNGVPNNLVVCSPGSHSFDLTVNDALILNGADPDLWTLTYYPSQAAAAAGTGAITNPTSYPVTGQQTVWYTLEDYFAPCISTPKSFVVAAIPAPQPVTLQGLGSCDPDNNGLETFDLTVQDAPVLNGLNPAIFEVRYYASAADADADVSHILNPTTFTTGSTTIYVRVTNIQNRACYSVSNFSIVVTAQLQVTPPANVAICSNGSYILPALTIGNYYTATNGGGTQLPVGTAITTTQTIFVYATAGTAPNTCSDEDTFTVTVFPQPVVGTLTGLYSCDADNNGLENFDLTVQDTPALNGLDPNIFEVRYYANTSDASSDASHIVTPNIYSTGSTTIYVRITNTQNRSCYSVSSFPIVVTPTPQVTPPANAEICSNSSYILPSLTVGNYYTATNGGGTQLAVGTAITTTQTIYVYAVAGTAPNTCTDEDSFTVTVYPQPVATVIPNVTICRSYTLDPLPANSKYFTGPNGTGIELLAGDVLTSTRTVYVYAQTGNGTLTCTDESSFVVTIVQPPVLVAPTRLEACDDVSNDGVAQFNLIPSGNQAINSQPGYTVSFYTTQASAQAGGNTNLILTPGTYTGGSNVFIRVVSTADNSCASVIALPIVVWPHPVVNPIQDIVLCDDTAPALDGKEVFDLTSRNTQATSDPTDVVTYYRSNSDAQLDQNAIISPATYQNETRDRQQVWVRVETIHGCYDVGSFNLIVNPLPLADLSSPIFYACEETPGEGLFYFDRLDPVMMGGQAGYTALYYENQADAVPGNANFITVNPYLSVNKTIYALVTNTATGCSVVAPAQLEVQPAPIAPNPTDLEECDFNNDNVTTFNLQDALDEIQAAMGGTVTLTIHETSADANYQNGTNPITTHLNDYTNIEAQTTGGIQTLYIRVNSATTSCFDVVPLRLVVHPVPEATDPLEDYALCDNGASDTDGQAIFDLTSYQAIVLNTMNPAQFTVSYHTGLSSAQLGTPAIATPGTHTSATATVYIRVTNNATGCYDIVPLNLVVNPLPVVTNPTPLVLCDEHNSGDEVEEFDLTGKTDEITGGVNGLTTTFHTNLADAESGTGAIPNPETYENTGSPAVQPIFVRVTDNVTGCYRIVLLDIRVEPLPVLVSPTLDELTICDTNGSGYGNIDLDALVANMVNNGVGLTVAFYRTQDDAERGNNPILNTSDYENVTPGSQVLYVVATNTVTGCRSIVYPITIIITRAPIAVTLTDLTDCDDEDSDNTDHRRVFDLTQKDAEVYTQTGVAPGSYTIEYFTSEVNAQAGAPRITTPQSYRGTDGEQVWVRVSVPGTDCYQVSSFELHVNAPQELATPTVLMLCDEALPNDGKTAFDLTAMNDYILTPTGIGESNIVEYFEDSAYTSLISPASAYTNTSNPQTVFVRVTTPQGCESYSSVTLRVVPRPTPNIAPTPLELCDTNDANLGDGIEVFNLDLAKRNILGGDTQSQVAYYTTEAAAEAGDITAAEYIGTPTAYTSVTPWNDTVYVRVTRTDTQPGAPGCAEVVALPLIVNPLPPVYDSTGVVPLYAICNDPTTGFETFNLIGHITDLLTTAGVNPTDYAIRFYKDMAAYTAGTALPHNYTNVTAGHQQILVHVTDNTTRCEILTTLELYAEQAAVANPVTSPANSPMVECDYDGTNDGFTAFDLTPAGAEVLGTQNPAQYTLGYYTSQAAAEAGDITAAEYIATPAAFTNTVYLGQTIWVRVTNTSTFSPCYAVTSFNIRVSLLPTPNITSEDNDDTLCVEYSSGNVNKPVYLHAGDTTAGNTYQWYLNGTAVTTNGTSERYTATEEGLYTVEVWNADSCISDAVAPFEVFLSGPAEIINTGYVVSNAFGDNQTVTVLVQGYGDYQYSLAPEDADGNATPLGPWQNSNVFTNVPLGFFTVYVRDANTLEINPCDMLRIPGVSVVDYPKYFTPNGDGINDYWNIIGLQGTGARIFIFDRYGKLIKQLSPDSRTDKGQGWDGTYNGNPLPSDDYWFTVEFNENGHARTFKAHFAMKR, from the coding sequence ATGAAAAAATACTATTTTCTTCTCTTAGCTATTTTGTTATCATTCACTGCACTAGCTCAAAATCCAGGAAGCTCTGCTTCTAATATGGTATTTGTCTGTGGTGAACAACAGCAGGGGTATCCCACCTTTCCAAGTACAGCAGGTACCGTAGCAGATCCTAACTCTGCCCAGGGATATGGATGTCTCGGAACGCAGCCTAACCCGCTATGGACGTATATATACATCAATGCCGATGGTAATATGCAGTTACAGGTAGAACAGGTAGACGTTAACGGGAATCCTATCGACGTTGACTTTATAGCTTGGGGACCATTTTCGACGCCACAGTCAGGTCCGGCATATCTAAATCCAGGTACTACAGTAGATTGTAGTTATTCTCCAGATCCTACAGAGGCCATAGATTTAGGTACTGTACATGCCGGTGAATATTATGTAATCCTTATTACAAATTTCAGAAATGTTCCCGGTGTCATAACTTTTGCACAAACAACTATTGGAGGAGATGGAGCAACTGCCTGTCCTGAATGTGTTGTTAACTTAGGTGCAGACCAGTTTCCATGTCCTGACACAAATGTTACTTTGGTTGCTGCAACTACTTCAAACGCGGCTAATTATCTTGATGCTAGTACCACCTATGCCTGGACGGTTAATGGAACTCCAACAGGAACAAACTCACGTACGCTTACAGTTACACAATCGGGTGCTTATGCTGTTACCGTAAGTAACGCGGCGTGTCCTGATGGTGCTACTGATACAGTTAACGTTACTTTTAGTGATCCATATCCTAATGGTGTACCTAATAATTTAGTTGTATGTTCTCCAGGGTCGCATAGTTTTGACCTTACGGTAAATGATGCCTTAATACTTAATGGCGCAGATCCTGATTTATGGACGCTAACGTATTATCCTAGTCAGGCTGCTGCGGCTGCCGGTACAGGAGCCATAACTAACCCAACTTCATATCCAGTTACGGGGCAGCAAACTGTATGGTATACATTAGAAGATTATTTTGCACCATGTATATCAACTCCAAAGAGTTTTGTGGTTGCTGCAATACCGGCACCACAACCTGTAACACTACAAGGGTTGGGTTCGTGTGATCCGGATAATAACGGACTAGAAACTTTTGATCTTACCGTTCAGGATGCTCCTGTGCTTAATGGTCTTAACCCTGCTATTTTTGAGGTGCGCTATTATGCAAGTGCTGCCGATGCAGATGCAGATGTGAGCCATATATTAAACCCTACTACTTTTACTACTGGTAGTACCACTATATATGTGAGGGTTACAAATATCCAGAACCGTGCATGTTACAGTGTTTCAAACTTCTCTATAGTAGTTACGGCACAGTTACAGGTTACGCCTCCGGCAAACGTTGCTATTTGCAGCAATGGTAGTTATATACTTCCGGCTCTTACTATAGGTAATTATTATACTGCCACTAACGGTGGTGGTACCCAGCTACCTGTAGGTACAGCTATAACAACTACACAAACTATATTTGTTTATGCTACAGCAGGTACTGCGCCTAACACTTGTAGCGATGAAGATACGTTTACGGTAACGGTATTTCCTCAGCCTGTAGTGGGTACATTAACAGGTTTGTATTCATGTGATGCAGATAATAATGGTCTGGAAAATTTTGACCTGACTGTTCAGGATACTCCTGCTCTAAATGGGCTTGATCCTAATATTTTTGAAGTACGTTATTATGCAAATACTTCAGATGCCAGTAGTGATGCTAGCCATATTGTAACTCCTAATATTTACAGTACAGGTAGTACTACTATATATGTAAGGATTACTAATACTCAAAACCGTTCATGCTATAGCGTTTCGAGCTTTCCTATAGTGGTTACACCAACGCCACAGGTTACTCCTCCGGCAAATGCTGAAATTTGTAGCAATAGTAGTTATATACTTCCTTCTCTTACTGTAGGTAATTATTATACTGCCACTAATGGTGGTGGTACACAATTAGCTGTAGGTACTGCTATAACAACTACACAAACTATATATGTATATGCTGTTGCCGGTACGGCTCCAAATACATGTACCGATGAAGATAGCTTTACTGTTACAGTATATCCGCAACCTGTAGCAACAGTGATTCCTAATGTAACAATATGTCGTAGCTACACGCTTGATCCGCTTCCGGCTAACAGTAAATATTTTACCGGGCCTAACGGAACAGGTATTGAGTTGCTTGCAGGAGATGTGTTAACCAGTACAAGAACGGTATATGTTTATGCGCAAACGGGTAACGGTACTCTTACATGTACAGATGAAAGCTCTTTTGTAGTTACCATTGTGCAGCCACCGGTACTTGTTGCTCCTACAAGGTTGGAAGCATGTGACGATGTATCGAATGACGGTGTTGCACAATTTAATCTTATACCTTCCGGAAATCAGGCTATTAATAGCCAACCGGGCTATACTGTTAGTTTTTATACTACACAGGCTTCGGCACAGGCAGGAGGTAATACTAACCTTATTCTAACCCCAGGAACCTATACGGGAGGATCTAACGTATTTATACGTGTAGTTTCAACAGCAGATAATAGCTGTGCTTCTGTAATTGCACTTCCTATTGTTGTATGGCCTCATCCCGTTGTCAACCCAATCCAGGATATAGTACTTTGCGACGACACTGCCCCTGCATTAGACGGCAAGGAAGTGTTTGACCTTACGAGCCGTAATACGCAGGCTACAAGCGACCCAACGGATGTTGTAACCTACTACAGGAGCAACAGCGATGCGCAGCTTGACCAGAATGCGATCATCTCACCTGCCACCTACCAGAATGAAACCCGTGACAGGCAACAGGTATGGGTACGAGTAGAAACAATACACGGCTGTTATGATGTAGGGAGCTTCAACCTAATCGTCAACCCGCTACCATTAGCGGATTTAAGCAGCCCGATTTTCTACGCCTGTGAAGAAACCCCGGGTGAAGGCTTGTTCTATTTTGACAGGTTAGACCCTGTAATGATGGGCGGCCAGGCCGGTTATACGGCACTGTACTATGAAAACCAGGCCGATGCGGTACCTGGCAATGCGAACTTCATTACGGTCAACCCGTACCTTTCGGTAAACAAAACGATCTATGCACTGGTAACCAATACGGCTACGGGCTGTAGCGTTGTTGCACCGGCCCAACTGGAAGTACAACCGGCGCCTATCGCACCAAACCCGACCGATCTTGAAGAATGTGACTTCAACAACGATAATGTAACGACGTTCAACCTTCAGGATGCACTGGATGAGATCCAGGCGGCAATGGGAGGTACGGTAACCCTTACGATCCATGAGACGTCAGCGGATGCAAACTACCAGAACGGGACCAACCCGATCACCACGCACCTGAATGACTATACAAACATCGAGGCACAGACCACGGGAGGCATCCAGACGCTTTACATCCGTGTAAACTCAGCCACTACCTCATGTTTTGACGTAGTACCGCTACGCCTTGTGGTGCACCCTGTACCGGAAGCGACAGACCCACTTGAGGACTATGCACTTTGCGACAACGGCGCCAGCGATACCGACGGCCAGGCGATCTTTGACCTTACCAGCTACCAGGCTATCGTGCTGAACACGATGAACCCTGCCCAGTTTACGGTAAGCTACCATACCGGCCTTAGCAGTGCACAGCTTGGCACCCCGGCTATCGCTACCCCTGGTACACATACGTCAGCCACAGCTACAGTATACATCAGGGTAACGAATAACGCTACGGGCTGTTACGACATTGTACCACTAAACCTTGTAGTAAACCCACTACCGGTAGTAACGAACCCAACACCGCTGGTACTTTGTGACGAGCATAACTCCGGCGATGAGGTCGAGGAATTTGACCTTACCGGTAAGACAGACGAGATCACAGGAGGCGTAAACGGTTTAACCACCACGTTCCACACGAACCTTGCGGATGCAGAATCAGGTACCGGAGCAATCCCTAACCCTGAGACGTATGAAAATACCGGCTCCCCTGCGGTACAGCCCATCTTTGTAAGGGTAACCGATAATGTAACGGGCTGCTACCGTATCGTACTATTGGACATCCGTGTAGAGCCACTTCCGGTACTGGTAAGCCCAACGCTGGATGAACTGACCATATGCGATACCAACGGCTCAGGCTATGGTAATATTGACCTGGACGCGCTTGTAGCGAACATGGTCAACAATGGTGTAGGCTTAACAGTAGCCTTCTACCGCACACAGGATGATGCAGAAAGGGGCAACAACCCTATATTGAACACATCCGACTATGAGAACGTAACACCGGGCAGCCAGGTACTTTATGTGGTTGCTACCAATACGGTAACAGGATGCCGCTCTATAGTCTACCCGATCACGATCATCATTACCCGTGCGCCGATAGCAGTAACGCTAACCGACCTGACGGACTGTGATGATGAAGACAGCGACAATACCGACCACAGGAGGGTATTTGACCTGACTCAAAAAGATGCTGAAGTATACACCCAGACCGGAGTTGCCCCGGGCAGCTACACGATCGAGTATTTTACCAGTGAGGTGAATGCCCAGGCCGGAGCACCACGCATCACCACACCACAGAGCTACCGCGGCACCGACGGCGAGCAGGTATGGGTAAGGGTAAGTGTACCGGGCACGGACTGCTACCAGGTAAGCAGCTTTGAGCTGCATGTCAATGCGCCACAAGAGCTTGCCACCCCAACGGTGCTGATGCTGTGTGACGAGGCCCTTCCAAACGACGGCAAGACCGCCTTTGACCTTACGGCAATGAACGACTACATCCTGACGCCAACCGGCATCGGGGAAAGTAACATCGTAGAATACTTTGAAGACAGTGCCTATACCAGCCTGATCAGCCCTGCAAGCGCTTATACCAATACCTCAAACCCGCAAACGGTGTTTGTACGTGTTACCACGCCACAGGGTTGTGAGAGCTACAGCAGCGTAACGCTAAGGGTAGTGCCAAGGCCAACGCCAAACATAGCGCCAACACCACTGGAGCTTTGCGATACGAATGATGCCAACCTTGGCGACGGTATCGAGGTGTTTAACCTTGACCTTGCCAAACGCAACATACTGGGCGGGGATACCCAGAGCCAGGTGGCCTACTATACCACAGAAGCCGCCGCCGAAGCAGGCGACATTACCGCTGCAGAATACATCGGTACCCCAACAGCGTATACGAGTGTAACCCCATGGAACGATACGGTATATGTACGTGTAACGCGTACCGATACCCAGCCGGGCGCACCGGGCTGTGCAGAAGTTGTAGCCTTACCGCTTATCGTAAACCCACTGCCACCGGTATATGACAGCACCGGCGTAGTACCATTGTATGCGATCTGTAACGACCCGACGACCGGCTTTGAGACGTTCAACCTAATCGGTCATATAACCGACCTGCTAACCACTGCAGGTGTAAACCCTACCGATTATGCAATCAGGTTCTATAAAGACATGGCTGCCTATACGGCAGGTACGGCATTGCCGCACAACTATACCAACGTAACGGCAGGGCACCAGCAGATCCTGGTACATGTAACAGACAACACAACCCGTTGTGAGATACTGACAACACTTGAGCTTTATGCAGAGCAGGCAGCTGTAGCCAACCCTGTTACAAGCCCGGCTAACAGCCCAATGGTGGAATGTGACTATGACGGTACAAACGACGGCTTTACGGCCTTTGACCTTACCCCAGCAGGAGCAGAAGTACTGGGCACCCAGAACCCTGCACAATATACACTGGGCTACTACACCAGCCAGGCAGCAGCCGAGGCAGGCGATATCACGGCAGCGGAGTATATAGCAACGCCTGCAGCGTTTACCAATACGGTATACCTTGGGCAGACGATCTGGGTAAGGGTAACCAACACCAGCACGTTCTCACCATGCTATGCAGTAACAAGCTTTAACATCAGGGTAAGCTTGCTGCCAACACCAAACATTACCAGTGAAGACAACGATGATACCTTGTGTGTGGAATACAGCAGTGGCAACGTAAACAAACCGGTGTACCTGCATGCAGGCGACACCACGGCAGGCAACACCTACCAGTGGTACCTTAACGGTACGGCAGTAACCACGAACGGCACCTCAGAAAGGTACACAGCAACCGAAGAAGGCCTTTACACGGTAGAAGTATGGAATGCAGACAGCTGTATCTCAGATGCAGTGGCACCGTTTGAAGTATTCCTTTCAGGGCCGGCGGAAATCATTAATACAGGTTATGTGGTAAGCAACGCCTTTGGGGACAACCAGACGGTAACGGTACTTGTACAGGGCTATGGCGACTACCAGTACAGCCTTGCCCCTGAAGATGCAGACGGCAATGCCACGCCACTGGGCCCATGGCAGAACTCGAATGTATTTACTAATGTACCGCTGGGCTTCTTTACGGTATACGTTCGTGATGCGAACACCCTTGAGATCAACCCATGTGACATGCTAAGGATCCCGGGTGTAAGCGTAGTGGACTACCCTAAATACTTCACACCAAACGGCGATGGCATCAACGACTACTGGAACATCATCGGTCTTCAGGGCACGGGTGCAAGGATCTTTATCTTTGACCGTTACGGCAAGCTGATCAAACAGCTGAGCCCTGACAGCAGGACCGACAAAGGCCAGGGGTGGGACGGTACCTACAACGGTAACCCGTTACCGTCAGACGACTACTGGTTTACGGTTGAGTTCAACGAGAACGGCCATGCAAGGACCTTTAAGGCGCACTTTGCAATGAAGCGATAA
- the folE gene encoding GTP cyclohydrolase I FolE, with translation MTHNEEYRDEIGDDHIGSGAETPLRADAFDLADDEKINLIKKDVESILRTLGMDLTDDSIKGTPNRVAKMFVKEIFGGLNPAKKPGSSTFENKYKYGEMLVEKNITVYSTCEHHLLPIVGRAHVAYISNGSVIGLSKMNRIVDFYAKRPQVQERLTMQIVQELQKALNTLDVACVIDAKHLCVNSRGIRDIESSTVTSEFGGKFKEEAVRREFLDYIKLDTQF, from the coding sequence ATGACCCACAACGAAGAATACAGGGACGAAATAGGAGATGACCATATTGGATCTGGTGCAGAAACGCCTTTAAGGGCTGATGCTTTTGACCTTGCCGATGACGAAAAAATAAACCTGATAAAAAAGGATGTAGAAAGCATACTGCGCACACTGGGTATGGATCTTACAGACGACAGCATTAAGGGCACGCCTAACCGTGTAGCAAAAATGTTTGTAAAAGAAATATTTGGCGGGCTTAACCCTGCTAAAAAACCCGGTTCTTCTACCTTTGAAAACAAATACAAATATGGCGAAATGCTGGTAGAAAAAAACATTACCGTTTACTCTACCTGCGAGCACCACCTGCTGCCTATTGTAGGCCGTGCTCACGTGGCTTACATTAGCAATGGGTCTGTAATAGGGCTTAGCAAAATGAACCGTATTGTAGATTTTTATGCAAAACGCCCTCAGGTACAGGAACGCCTTACCATGCAAATTGTACAGGAACTGCAAAAAGCGCTGAACACGCTTGATGTAGCATGTGTTATAGATGCAAAACACCTTTGTGTAAACTCTCGCGGCATACGCGATATTGAGAGCAGCACCGTAACAAGCGAGTTTGGAGGTAAGTTTAAAGAAGAGGCTGTAAGGCGCGAATTTTTAGACTATATTAAACTTGACACCCAGTTTTAA
- the cysS gene encoding cysteine--tRNA ligase: MQLYQNQHLKIYNSLSGEKETFIALHEGSVGMYVCGPTVYSNVHLGNCRTFISFDLVYRYLKHLGYKVRYVRNITDVGHIEDDADEGEDKIAKKARLEKLEPMEIVQQYSVDFHQILELFNNLPPSIEPTATGHIIEQIETIKEIFANGYAYESNGSVYFDVVKFNEGHDYGKLSGRNLDDMLSNSRELSGQDEKRNPADFALWKKAEPEHIMRWPSPWGDGFPGWHLECTAMSTKYLGNHFDIHGGGMDLKFPHHECEIAQNEAATGQSPVNYWMHANMLTLNGKKMSKSTGNNILPREIFTGSNDVLSKAFSPSVARFFMLQAHYRSVLDFSNDAIVASEKGYNKLMEALETLGDVAASATSTLDIETWKKACYDAMNDDFNSPILIAQLFEGVRFVNLLKDNKETLTASDLESFTKSINAFAFDVLGLRDEKGQDGSNDKLEGVVNMLIEMRKEARANKNFALSDQIRDRLNDLGIELKDSREGTTFSVN; this comes from the coding sequence ATGCAGCTTTACCAAAACCAGCATCTGAAGATATATAATTCCCTTAGCGGCGAAAAAGAAACGTTTATCGCACTGCACGAAGGCAGCGTGGGCATGTATGTATGCGGTCCTACCGTTTACAGCAATGTGCACCTGGGCAACTGCCGTACGTTTATATCTTTTGACCTGGTATACCGCTACCTTAAACATTTAGGGTATAAGGTAAGGTATGTGCGCAATATTACCGATGTAGGCCATATAGAGGATGATGCCGATGAAGGCGAAGATAAAATAGCCAAGAAAGCAAGGCTCGAAAAGCTGGAGCCTATGGAAATTGTACAGCAGTATTCGGTAGATTTTCACCAGATACTGGAGTTGTTCAATAACCTGCCGCCAAGCATAGAGCCAACCGCTACGGGACACATCATTGAGCAGATAGAAACCATTAAGGAGATATTTGCAAATGGATATGCTTACGAAAGTAACGGATCTGTTTATTTTGATGTGGTAAAGTTTAATGAAGGGCATGATTATGGCAAGCTTAGCGGCCGTAATCTTGATGATATGCTTAGTAACAGCCGCGAACTGAGTGGGCAGGACGAAAAACGCAACCCAGCAGATTTTGCCCTTTGGAAAAAAGCAGAGCCGGAACACATTATGCGCTGGCCATCGCCGTGGGGCGACGGTTTCCCCGGATGGCATCTGGAGTGTACTGCAATGAGCACTAAGTACCTGGGCAACCATTTTGATATTCACGGCGGTGGTATGGACTTAAAATTCCCGCACCATGAATGTGAAATTGCACAGAATGAAGCAGCTACAGGACAAAGCCCTGTTAATTACTGGATGCACGCCAATATGCTTACCCTTAACGGGAAGAAAATGAGCAAATCTACAGGTAATAACATACTGCCACGCGAAATATTTACCGGTAGCAATGATGTACTGAGCAAAGCGTTTAGCCCATCTGTTGCGCGCTTCTTTATGTTGCAGGCACACTACCGCAGCGTGCTCGACTTTAGTAACGATGCTATTGTAGCCAGCGAAAAAGGGTACAATAAGCTTATGGAAGCTTTAGAAACACTGGGCGACGTTGCAGCTTCAGCCACTTCTACACTGGATATCGAAACATGGAAAAAAGCATGTTATGATGCCATGAATGACGACTTTAACAGTCCTATACTCATTGCTCAGTTATTTGAAGGTGTGCGCTTTGTAAACCTGCTTAAAGACAACAAAGAAACGCTAACTGCCTCTGACCTTGAAAGCTTTACCAAATCAATTAATGCCTTTGCATTTGATGTACTTGGCCTAAGAGATGAAAAAGGACAGGATGGCAGCAATGATAAGCTTGAAGGTGTTGTAAATATGCTTATAGAGATGAGAAAGGAAGCCCGCGCTAATAAAAACTTTGCGCTAAGCGACCAGATACGCGACCGCCTTAACGACCTGGGCATTGAACTGAAAGACAGCCGTGAAGGCACTACATTCAGCGTTAACTAA
- the yidD gene encoding membrane protein insertion efficiency factor YidD has protein sequence MKAGQIITMPFVLLVRFYQVALSPFLPSVCRYTPTCSQYTIEALKTHGLFKGGWLSAKRIVSCNPWGGKGYDPVPGKSCGHSH, from the coding sequence ATGAAAGCAGGGCAAATTATTACCATGCCTTTTGTGCTGTTAGTGCGCTTTTACCAGGTAGCCCTCTCCCCTTTTTTGCCATCGGTATGCCGGTATACACCCACATGTTCGCAATATACAATAGAGGCTCTAAAAACACACGGCCTTTTTAAGGGTGGATGGCTCAGCGCGAAGCGCATTGTAAGCTGTAACCCGTGGGGCGGTAAGGGATATGACCCCGTTCCCGGAAAATCTTGTGGGCATAGCCATTAA
- the lgt gene encoding prolipoprotein diacylglyceryl transferase, translating to MIHSLSITWNPTEGFDLGPITIRIYSLMFVVAFGLGWFVTKKIFDREGESVEKLDKLFIYTIVATLLGARLGHVFFYDWPYFKDHLSEILLPFRWDSNGKFEFTGFAGLASHGAALGVILAVLWYSKKVIFRPALWVLDRITLPVTSGGIFVRIGNFFNSEIIGKPVTDPNMPTAVRFVRGEDSVTVAGRIIGLKPYQAVQLTQSTSPDHAYKTIEHDPKFAEVLNAIPYRYPAQLYEAFLYIFVFAILFYMYWKTPARKFRGLIFGVFLVLLWTVRFVVEYVKESQGGFEGAHPILSTGQWLSIPFILVGFYLIFTSKNRTETL from the coding sequence ATGATACACAGCCTTAGCATTACCTGGAACCCTACCGAAGGATTTGATCTTGGCCCCATAACCATACGCATATACAGCCTGATGTTTGTGGTAGCGTTTGGCCTTGGCTGGTTCGTTACAAAAAAAATATTTGACCGCGAGGGCGAATCGGTAGAAAAACTTGACAAGCTTTTTATATATACTATTGTAGCCACATTACTTGGCGCCAGGCTTGGACACGTGTTTTTTTACGACTGGCCTTACTTTAAAGACCATCTTTCAGAAATACTCCTGCCCTTCCGATGGGATAGTAACGGGAAGTTTGAATTTACAGGCTTTGCCGGCCTTGCCAGCCATGGTGCAGCTTTAGGTGTTATACTTGCAGTATTATGGTACAGCAAAAAGGTAATTTTCAGGCCTGCGCTATGGGTACTGGACCGTATTACACTACCGGTAACCAGTGGTGGTATTTTTGTAAGGATTGGTAACTTTTTTAACAGCGAGATCATTGGTAAACCAGTAACAGACCCTAATATGCCCACAGCAGTTCGTTTTGTGCGCGGAGAGGACAGTGTAACCGTAGCGGGCAGAATTATTGGACTTAAACCGTATCAGGCTGTACAGCTTACACAGTCAACATCTCCAGATCATGCTTATAAAACCATTGAGCACGATCCTAAATTTGCAGAGGTGCTTAACGCAATACCTTATCGTTACCCTGCCCAGTTATATGAAGCATTTTTATACATCTTTGTATTTGCCATTTTATTCTATATGTACTGGAAAACACCGGCACGCAAATTCAGGGGGCTTATTTTCGGGGTATTTCTTGTATTGCTCTGGACCGTTCGTTTTGTAGTAGAATACGTTAAAGAAAGTCAGGGCGGCTTTGAAGGTGCCCACCCCATACTCTCTACCGGGCAATGGCTAAGTATACCATTTATACTCGTTGGTTTCTATCTTATTTTTACATCAAAGAACAGAACTGAAACATTATAA